In one Bos mutus isolate GX-2022 chromosome 19, NWIPB_WYAK_1.1, whole genome shotgun sequence genomic region, the following are encoded:
- the LHX1 gene encoding LIM/homeobox protein Lhx1 has product MVHCAGCKRPILDRFLLNVLDRAWHVKCVQCCECKCNLTEKCFSREGKLYCKNDFFRCFGTKCAGCAQGISPSDLVRRARSKVFHLNCFTCMMCNKQLSTGEELYIIDENKFVCKEDYLSNSSVAKENSLHSATTGSDPSLSPDSQDPSQDDAKDSESANVSDKEGGSNENDDQNLGAKRRGPRTTIKAKQLETLKAAFAATPKPTRHIREQLAQETGLNMRVIQVWFQNRRSKERRMKQLSALGARRHAFFRSPRRMRPLVDRLEPGELLPNGPFSFYGDYQSEYYGPGGNYDFFPQGPPSSQAQTPVDLPFVPSSGPSGTPLGGLEHPLPGHHPSSEAQRFTDILAHPPGDSPSPEPSLPGPLHSMSAEVFGPSPPFSSLSVNGGASYGNHLSHPPEMNEAAVW; this is encoded by the exons ATGGTGCACTGTGCCGGCTGCAAAAGGCCCATCCTGGACCGCTTCCTCTTGAACGTGCTGGACAGGGCCTGGCACGTCAAGTGCGTCCAGTGCTGTGAATGTAAATGCAACCTGACCGAGAAGTGTTTCTCCCGGGAAGGCAAGCTCTACTGCAAAAACGACTTCTTCCG GTGTTTCGGTACCAAGTGTGCTGGCTGCGCGCAGGGCATCTCCCCTAGCGACCTGGTGCGAAGAGCGCGGAGCAAAGTGTTTCACCTGAACTGCTTCACCTGCATGATGTGTAACAAGCAGCTATCCACCGGCGAGGAGCTCTACATCATCGATGAGAACAAGTTTGTCTGCAAAGAGGATTACCTAAGCAACAGCAGTGTCGCCAAAGAGAACAGCCTCCACTCGG ccACCACGGGCAGTGACCCCAGTTTGTCTCCGGACTCCCAAGACCCGTCGCAGGACGACGCCAAGGACTCGGAGAGCGCCAACGTGTCGGACAAGGAAGGGGGCAGCAATGAGAACGACGACCAGAACCTGGGGGCCAAGCGGAGAGGGCCTCGCACCACCATCAAGGCCAAGCAGCTGGAGACACTGAAGGCCGCCTTCGCTGCCACACCCAAGCCCACGCGCCACATCCGCGAGCAGCTGGCTCAGGAGACCGGCCTCAACATGCGTGTCATCCAG GTCTGGTTCCAGAACCGACGCTCCAAGGAACGGAGGATGAAGCAGCTGAGCGCGCTGGGCGCCCGGCGCCACGCCTTCTTCCGCAGTCCGCGCCGAATGCGGCCGCTCGTGGATCGCCTGGAGCCGGGCGAGCTCCTTCCCAACGGGCCCTTCTCCTTCTACGGAG ATTACCAGAGCGAGTACTACGGGCCCGGAGGCAACTACGACTTCTTTCCGCAAGGCCCCCCGTCCTCGCAGGCTCAGACGCCGGTGGACCTGCCCTTCGTGCCGTCGTCCGGGCCTTCCGGGACACCCCTGGGTGGCCTGGAGCACCCGCTGCCCGGCCACCACCCGTCGAGTGAGGCGCAGCGGTTCACCGACATCCTGGCGCATCCTCCCGGGGACTCGCCCAGCCCCGAGCCCAGCCTGCCCGGGCCTCTCCACTCCATGTCCGCCGAGGTCTTTGGGCCCAGCCCACCCTTCTCGTCGCTGTCGGTCAACGGCGGGGCGAGTTATGGGAACCACCTGTCTCACCCCCCAGAAATGAACGAGGCGGCCGTGTGGTAG